The segment tgaagaaaatagTTCTGTATTTTTATACAAGAAAATAGTTCTGTATTTTTAATATGAAGCACGGATGCGGCACCTCCGGTGCCGCACCCGCGTCGGACGCGGCGACGCGCGAGGGACGCCGTTGCCTGCGCGTCCAGCCGCGTCCGACCGAGTCCTGCCACGTGGCAGACTCGAGATCTCAGCCGACTCGCGCCGATGCGGCTCCGACTCGGGCCGATTCGGGCCGAATCGGGCCGACTCGTGCCGTATCGGCGGATATCGGCAGATATCGGCCGAAACGGCCGAAACGGCCGAAAtggccaaaattaaaaaaaaattaaaaaaaaaaattaaaaaaaaaacccggaACGCACCGTTTAACCTAAATACTAAACCCTACTCACTCGTTTCTCACTCTCATTAGCTCTCTGCCTCTTTTTCATTAGTTCTCTCATCACTACCTCTCTCTCATTCCGTCTCACTCTCTCTTGCTCTGATCAAGTCGACTCTGCCTCTGTCTCTGGCTCTCTGCTTGGCTGGTTGCTGTGACTTTGTTCTTCAGCTCATTCTTTCTTCAACTCTCTCTCACGCATTCTTAACTCAGGTACCTTTTAATCTTAGTTTGATCTTTGATTtcaatgatttgtgatttgtgaatttgTGAGACTGATTTGTGAATCTTAGACTCTTAGTTTTCAATCTTAGACTGATTTGTGAGACTGATTTTATCTTAGTTAAGTTAGTACTTATTACTCattgtgaatttgttttgtGAATATGTTTTGTGAATCTGTTTTGTGAATGGTGAATCTGTTTTGTGAATGAACTTGGGTTTgatttatgtataatttatttaattaatacttaatacttaatagttattatttgtaggttaaatTGAATCTATTGAATTTTCAATGGATGAAGTTACTAGCTCAGAAACTTCATCTCAAGAGATGCCAAATGCTGAATATCCTCTTTGGCAGTATGTGACTAAAGTAGAAAAACCACCGGGTGCTACCGTTAAAAAAGGGGGAAACACATACTTTAAGTGCAATTATTGTGGTGTGGTTTATTTGGGATCCTATTCTAGGGTTAAGGctcatttgttaaaaattactaataaaggTATTAAAGCATGTCCTAATGTGACACCGAGCCATAGGTTGGAAATGCAGCGAATGCATGATCAAGTTGAGAAGGATAAGTTAGAGAGTGAACAGAGAAGTCGAATTCCCTTACCCCCACCTATCCCAGGCCGTGGGCCTATACCTATTTCCCCATTTCGGAGACAGGAAGGGAGTGATAGTACAAATCCGATTGATGGTAAGAGGAGGAAGGTGGCTGGGATTTCTCCTATTGAGAAAGCATTCCAGAATACTACTAGATATGAATTGGATAGTAGAATTGCTAGGATGTTTTACACTGGTGGGCTTCCATTTAACTTTGCAAGGAACCCACATTATCGTAATTCCTATGCATATGCTGCTACTCATAACATCCCAGGTTATGTTCCTCCTGGATACAATGCCTTGAGAACAACACTTTTGCAAAAGGAAAGAGCTCATGTTGAAAGACTCTTGAAGCCAATTAAGGATTCTTGGCTTGAAAATGGTGTAAGCATAGTTTCTGATGGATGGTCAGATCCACAAAGAAGGcctcttattaatattatggcTGTATCAGATGGGGGTCCGGTGTTTGTAAAGGCAATTGATGGGTCGGGTGAGTTCAAAGACAAGCATTATATTGCTGGGGTGTTGAGGGATGCTATAAAAGAGATTAGACATGAAAAAGTTGTCCAAGTCATCACtgataatgctaatgtgatgaaATCTGCTGGAGCTCTTATTGAAGGTGAgtatcctaaaatattttggacaccCTGTGTTGTCCACACTCTCAATCTAgctttgaagaatatttgtgCAGCAAAAAACACTGAAAAGAATGAAGTTACATATGAGGAATGTAGTTGGATTACACGTATTGCTGATGATGCATCTTTCATACGTGTTTTTATTATGAACCATTCAATGAGGTTGGCAATGTTTAATGAATTTAGTTCATTAAAATTGCTCCAAGTTGCTGATACTAGATTTGCTTCAATTGTTATAATGCTGAAAATgttgaagttgataaaaagatgccttcAAGCCATGGCTATTAGTGAGCAATGGGCTTCTTATAGGGAGGATGATGTTAGAAAAGCTGTAAAGGTGAAAGATATGATTCTAAGTGATCTTTGGTGGGATAAAGTTGACTATATCCTTGAATTCACAGCACCTATTTATGATATGCTACGAGTAGCCGACACAGATAAGCCTTGTCTTCATCTTGTGTATGAGATGTGGGATTCAATGATAGAGAAGGTGAAGACAGCAATATATCGGCACGAAGGCTTGGAAGATGATGAGTATAGTTCATTTTGGAGTGTGGTGTATGATATACTCATTGATCGATGGACTAAAAATTGTACACCACTACATTGCTTGGCTCATTCCTTAAATCCTAAGTAAgtacatttattttctattttccttagtTTCCTCTTCTAGTAAAACATACGTTTcatctatatttgttttttactcTTTAACTAGGTATTACTCCATTGAATGGCTTTCGGAGAATCCAAAACGCATCTCGCCACATCGGGATCATGAAATTTCTCTGGAAAGGAGCAAGTGTTTGGATCGATACTTTGAAGATGAGAGTGAATTAAAGGCAGTGAAGTGTGAGTTTGCTTCATTCTCAGGAGGGAGGTTTCCTTCACCAGATGCCTTGACAGATAGGTGGGACTTACTACCTTTGATTTGGTGGCAATACCATGGCTCCGCATTTCCAATTCTTCAATCCCTTGCCTTTAAACTTCTTGGACAACCTTGTTCATCCTCATGTGCTGAGAGGAATTGGAGCACATACAAATTCActcattccttaaaaagaaacaaaatggctcCTGCACACGCTGAAGATTTGGTCTATGTGCATTCTAATCTTCGACTCTTGTCAAGGCGCAATGAGGAGTACGTAAATACATCAACAAAGATGTGGGATATTGCAGGAGACTCTTGGAATGAGAGTGACATACATGGAGGAGCTGGCATTCTTGAGAATGCAGCCCTTACACTTGATGAGCCAGAGTTGGAGGCTATGGTTATTGGAAATGCTAACACTAGTGTTACTACTAGTGAAAGTGAAGTTCGAAGTGAAGctattgatgttgatgttgatgatgatgctagtatttgattgtcttgttgatgatcttttattttgttttagtttcaaatttgcaagttgtattctaatttccgaACATCAtgaatgttttagtttcaatcttgtgggttgtgtttaatttatgaacatcatgttttagttattatctactattgtctattgctcttaaatttggtatatatttgtataatgtaaaaaagtatgcttagcaatatattaaaaatataaataaaaatatttttaataattttttaattgccgagtcccgccgcacccgcacccacctttttcaaaaattgccgagtcccgcacccgcacccgcacccgcacccgaatcccgaaacgcacccgtgctacataattttttatacaataaagGATAACTGTTCGTAATACATGTATCACAAATTGTGTCATTGAAATACCTGATCATATGCATGAAGACCAAACTTTTGTCTGAATGATGACAAATCAGGTAAGGCCAAGCATGGCAATTTCGCCCCATCATGTATCACGATCGAATCCAATCCATATCTTGTATCcgtatttgattttattattgcCACACTTCTGCATAACAGAGATGTAAAAAAGATACAAAGCATCATAAGAATAATTCCAAAAACATTTAAACATTGTTCAATAAATCAAGTATTTGAATATTTGCGGCCCTGTATTTGCATAAAgcatggaaatttttttccaacaGAAGTTTTGGTGTTTTTGTAGTTCAAATACCGGTGCAGCAAGATTCTTCACATAGTTGAAGTATCTCTTAAATGAACAATATCAGCTGTGGTGATAAGAAGTTACAAGTTCCCATagttaaattgattaaaatcaAAAGCTTTAGATAACATATGGAAGAAATCCAAATAGAACACTGATCTCTTTCTAATACTCAAAAAACTAGAATTCCAATATCTATATAGGGTCCTAGGGTCTTCAGAAAATAATGGGAGAGGAAAGGGATCTTAGGTATAGGGTTCGGGTCTTGACATAATATTTTCAGCTTAAATTTTGCAGCACATTAGAATAGACCAAGATTTAGAGGCAAATAAGAAACTTAGTCAGACATAATATGTTTTACAGACTTTACaaggctcaagagaaggttattatgccaataaaatgaaatttgatatcaATTACTTCTAATAAatggaaagaaatgaaattgaGAATTACAAGTTATATGACCTCCAAAATAGCTTAAGAAAAATTATGGGTTTAGAGTGATAAGGATCTTGCAAAAAATGACTTTAGATGTGTATACGGACAAAGAGGATTAAGGGAGGGGGCCATGTAATTTCTAGAAGGATTAGAACTGAGGAGGAAAGGTTGAGAAAGCGGTGGGGAGAAGTGATTACATATCTTGCATAAATGACACATAATTTGACAAGCTTCTGTTTCAATTTTGAGGTTctttttatatgatttatatCTATTTTAGGAACTTAAGGAAAGCGGAGGAGCGAGAAATGCCAGGAATAAACAGCTGCATTTCTCATATATAACcctaaacaacaaaaaccaagccttaatcccaaaatttttggggttggATTCTCATATGTCATATAGTATCATGCAAGATTTTACACATTTATCATCGATTATATATCGTATCATACAACAACACTAGCCAAGCCTTAATCCTGAAATTTTGGGTTGTCTTctcatatatcatatcatacaaGTAAATTTTCATACACTTGTCATTGATCTAGATTGCCGGTGAATTCAACAAATTTTGACCTTTACACATCATCAAAAAACCTGAACAGACTGAACACATAGATACACATGCAAGCATCAATATGCATTATTTGAAATGCAATTTTTTGCATTAGCAGGAGTCAGGACACTGAACAGGTTGACCTATATGCTTGGACAGATGGAATGTCTCTATCGCTGCTGTAACCAGAATTAATAAACTGAAACTAAACAACTTTCTTTGGTACagataaaattatgtttaaattcTTGAAGAATGAAATAACTAAAATGATCCAGATGCCTAATTAGATAATATTTGATATGTAACTGCTATCTATTGAGCCTTACCCATAAGTGGACCTTCCAGATTCTACAAAATTTAAGAAAGCACCAAGGTTTTAGGCATACAGCTCTTACTCTATCAAATAGCGCTGCTTCGCAACAGAGAGATATTCACAGGAAATGAGTCATTTTCCATGATGTGAGTTAGTTGTCACTTAGATCATGAACATAACCTGCATCCTTTAAAATACAAGTCATTTCTCTGATCAACTCATATAGCTCCTTAGATTGTTTATCACCCTTGAAGAAGAATTGGGACCCATTTTGAACCTCTATTCTGCTATAACTAGGCTCCTTTATGATCCCTGATTCCTGCATCACAGCCCTGACCACTGCAGCATTTTTCCAAAACCCAGAGGTGGCATAAGCATTAGACAAGACCACATATTTTCCAGCATTTTCGGGTTccaattcaaaaaatttctttgctGCCAGCTTTACCAAGTTCATGTCTCCATGAACCCTACAAGCCCCGAGCAAAGCACCCCATATCACTGAGTGCTCTTTACAAGGTGAGTTCAGAACAAACTCACACGCCTCTTGTAACTGGCCAGCAAGCCCAAAAAGATTAACTATAGCTGCATAATGCTTCCCTCTTGGCTGAATTCCATAATCTTTGGTCATAGATGAGAAATATGCCCAACCCTCATCAAGCAAACCTCCATGGCTGCAAGCATAAAGAACTGAAAGAAAAGTAACATAATTTGGTTTGAAACCTACAGTTTTCATCCTATGAAAAGATTCCAAAACCTTTACAACTTTTCCATGCTGACCATAGCCAGAGATTAAAGCAGTCCACATAACAACATTCCTATTTAAAGACTTGTCAATTACCCGATGCCCAACAGAGAAACTACTGCATTTAAAGTACATGTCCATAAGGGCACAATTGACTACCACATTTTCCCTAATTTGACACTTGATCATGACACCATGGGCCTGTTTCCCATGCTCGAGTGTTGCTAAAAATGCACAAGCTCTGAAGACTGATGCAAAGGTATGCTGGTCTGGTATAAAACCAGTCTGTCTCATCTTGTAATAAAGATTTAACCCCACTTCTTCAAGCCCCTTTTGCACATACCCTGCAATCATTGCATCCCATGAAAGCAAGCATTCTCCCACACATTATCAAATAGAATGTGAGCGGTTCCTAGATCCCCTGATTTCACATACAATATCAACAATTTAGTCTTCAAATACTCACTGGGATCGTATCCAACAACAACCATTAGTGCATGGATTCTTCTCCCCTTCTTATACTCTTTTCTAAATATGCATTCCTGAAATAGAAGAGCATAGGTTCTTGGTTCCACTTGCACTACAGTAGTGCACAACAGCCCCACAGCTTCCCTCAATCTTCCTGAAATACAAAGAACCTTTAATGTTTTATCCAATTGGAGGTAGCTCTTGTAAGGCTTAACCTGAAAGCTGGTGATCATCACATTCCATCAATTGAAGCAGTACATTGCCAAAATCTACTCTTTcccaat is part of the Quercus robur chromosome 9, dhQueRobu3.1, whole genome shotgun sequence genome and harbors:
- the LOC126701098 gene encoding uncharacterized protein LOC126701098, translated to MDEVTSSETSSQEMPNAEYPLWQYVTKVEKPPGATVKKGGNTYFKCNYCGVVYLGSYSRVKAHLLKITNKGIKACPNVTPSHRLEMQRMHDQVEKDKLESEQRSRIPLPPPIPGRGPIPISPFRRQEGSDSTNPIDGKRRKVAGISPIEKAFQNTTRYELDSRIARMFYTGGLPFNFARNPHYRNSYAYAATHNIPGYVPPGYNALRTTLLQKERAHVERLLKPIKDSWLENGVSIVSDGWSDPQRRPLINIMAVSDGGPVFVKAIDGSGEFKDKHYIAGVLRDAIKEIRHEKVVQVITDNANVMKSAGALIEGEYPKIFWTPCVVHTLNLALKNICAAKNTEKNEVTYEECSWITRIADDASFIRVFIMNHSMRLAMFNEFSSLKLLQVADTRFASIVIMLKMLKLIKRCLQAMAISEQWASYREDDVRKAVKVKDMILSDLWWDKVDYILEFTAPIYDMLRVADTDKPCLHLVYEMWDSMIEKVKTAIYRHEGLEDDEYSSFWSVVYDILIDRWTKNCTPLHCLAHSLNPKYYSIEWLSENPKRISPHRDHEISLERSKCLDRYFEDESELKAVKCEFASFSGGRFPSPDALTDRWDLLPLIWWQYHGSAFPILQSLAFKLLGQPCSSSCAERNWSTYKFTHSLKRNKMAPAHAEDLVYVHSNLRLLSRRNEEYVNTSTKMWDIAGDSWNESDIHGGAGILENAALTLDEPELEAMVIGNANTSVTTSESEVRSEAIDVDFKYRCSKILHIVEVSLK